A genomic region of Rheinheimera sp. MMS21-TC3 contains the following coding sequences:
- the trbJ gene encoding P-type conjugative transfer protein TrbJ: MKSKILAAKKTALAVALATGFITTTTAPVQAGIPVIDGGNLAQNIMTAIESVAQTLKQIEQYQTQLQQYENQLQNTMAPAAYIWDQAQTTINRLIAAQNTLAYYENQLGSLDRYLAKFQDVAYYRSSPCFNGSGGCTPAEKAAMEENRRLASESQKKANDALFQTVADQQKALKDDARTLERLQGAAQGATGQLQAIGYANQLASQQANQLLQIRTMLTAQHNAEAARIAAELDAEARGDARAEQMRTWTFRPSPADNY; encoded by the coding sequence ATGAAGTCCAAAATTTTAGCGGCTAAAAAAACCGCTCTAGCCGTTGCACTCGCAACCGGCTTTATCACCACTACCACCGCCCCTGTGCAAGCTGGTATCCCCGTCATCGACGGCGGCAACCTGGCCCAGAACATCATGACGGCCATCGAGTCGGTGGCGCAGACGCTCAAGCAGATTGAGCAGTACCAGACCCAGTTGCAGCAGTACGAAAATCAGCTCCAGAACACGATGGCCCCAGCCGCGTATATCTGGGATCAGGCGCAGACTACGATCAACCGGCTGATTGCCGCGCAAAACACGCTGGCCTATTACGAGAACCAGCTAGGCAGCCTGGATCGTTACCTGGCCAAGTTTCAGGACGTGGCCTATTACCGCAGCTCGCCATGCTTCAACGGCAGCGGCGGATGCACGCCGGCCGAAAAGGCAGCGATGGAAGAGAACCGCCGCCTGGCGTCAGAGTCGCAAAAGAAGGCCAACGATGCCCTGTTCCAGACCGTTGCCGACCAGCAAAAGGCTTTGAAGGATGACGCCCGTACCCTGGAGCGGCTGCAAGGCGCGGCCCAGGGTGCAACTGGCCAGCTACAGGCCATCGGCTACGCCAACCAGCTCGCCAGCCAGCAGGCCAATCAGCTCTTGCAGATTCGCACCATGTTGACCGCCCAACACAACGCGGAGGCAGCCCGGATTGCAGCAGAACTCGATGCCGAGGCGCGAGGTGATGCCAGGGCCGAGCAAATGCGTACCTGGACGTTTCGCCCGAGTCCGGCAGACAACTACTAG
- the trbK gene encoding entry exclusion lipoprotein TrbK: MKKIFFTTAATLLLLAGCEQERMPEPNAATCAPDAFQAALNEMRSEANREAFTEECRAFQKAKQMRQWEFKPSPKDDY, encoded by the coding sequence ATGAAAAAAATCTTTTTTACTACCGCGGCTACGTTGCTGTTGTTGGCTGGATGTGAACAGGAAAGGATGCCCGAACCAAATGCGGCGACGTGTGCCCCCGATGCGTTCCAGGCAGCACTGAATGAAATGCGCAGCGAAGCGAACCGAGAGGCCTTTACCGAGGAATGCAGAGCATTCCAGAAGGCCAAGCAGATGCGTCAGTGGGAGTTCAAGCCCAGCCCTAAAGATGATTATTGA
- a CDS encoding helicase RepA family protein, producing MALDLMAAFTELPPPIDYVLPNMVAGTVGALVSPGGAGKSMLALQLAAQIAGGPDLLEIGEFPTGQVVYLPAEDPPAAIHHRLHALGAHLSAAERQAVADGLLIEPLIGKCPNIMAASWFDALKRAAEGRRLMILDTLRRFHIEEENASGPMAQVVGHMEAIAADTGCSIVFLHHASKSAAMMGSGDQQQASRGSSVLVDNIRWQSYLSGMTQGEAEILGVDDCQRGYFVRFGVSKANYGAPFQELWFRRHDGGVLKPAVLERQCKVKRRQREEA from the coding sequence ATGGCTCTTGATCTTATGGCGGCTTTCACGGAATTGCCGCCACCCATTGATTATGTTCTGCCTAATATGGTTGCTGGCACTGTTGGTGCTCTTGTGTCGCCTGGTGGGGCTGGTAAATCCATGTTGGCCCTTCAATTGGCTGCACAGATTGCAGGCGGGCCTGATTTACTTGAAATAGGCGAGTTTCCCACCGGGCAAGTGGTCTATCTGCCTGCTGAAGATCCACCGGCCGCTATTCACCATCGTCTGCACGCCCTTGGGGCACACCTCAGCGCAGCGGAACGGCAAGCCGTGGCTGATGGTTTGCTCATTGAACCCTTGATCGGTAAATGCCCAAACATCATGGCTGCTAGCTGGTTCGATGCTCTCAAACGAGCCGCTGAAGGTCGTCGCTTGATGATCTTGGACACTTTGCGGCGCTTCCACATTGAGGAGGAGAACGCTAGCGGGCCGATGGCGCAGGTTGTTGGGCACATGGAGGCCATAGCCGCTGATACAGGCTGCTCCATTGTGTTTCTGCACCACGCGAGTAAAAGCGCAGCCATGATGGGGTCGGGCGATCAACAGCAGGCCAGTCGTGGATCGTCCGTACTGGTTGATAACATCCGTTGGCAATCGTACCTATCCGGCATGACGCAAGGCGAGGCCGAGATACTGGGGGTCGATGATTGTCAGCGTGGGTATTTTGTCCGCTTTGGCGTCAGCAAGGCCAACTATGGCGCACCTTTTCAAGAACTCTGGTTTAGACGGCACGACGGCGGCGTGTTGAAGCCTGCTGTACTGGAGCGGCAGTGCAAGGTGAAAAGGAGACAGCGTGAAGAAGCCTAA
- a CDS encoding helix-turn-helix transcriptional regulator, giving the protein MQNIKTLINRKKLLEMIPLSTRTIYNLEQRGDFPRRIALTSRNVAWDLSEVEEWIEARKSSGDQAARPGPIEG; this is encoded by the coding sequence ATGCAAAATATAAAGACCCTCATCAACAGGAAGAAGCTCCTGGAGATGATCCCGCTTTCGACACGAACAATTTATAACCTGGAGCAGCGAGGGGATTTTCCACGCCGTATCGCGTTAACCAGTAGAAATGTCGCCTGGGATTTGTCAGAGGTCGAAGAGTGGATTGAGGCACGTAAATCATCGGGTGATCAAGCTGCGCGACCTGGCCCTATAGAGGGCTAG
- a CDS encoding FitA-like ribbon-helix-helix domain-containing protein: MANVLIRNLPAEVHRALKVRAALNDRSTDAEIREILTAAVQPLELEEIGREVGLSESDKKTE; encoded by the coding sequence ATGGCAAATGTGCTTATCAGGAATTTACCCGCCGAGGTGCACCGTGCGTTGAAAGTTCGAGCAGCGCTCAACGATAGGAGCACCGACGCGGAAATACGCGAAATACTGACGGCGGCAGTACAGCCGCTAGAGCTTGAAGAGATTGGCCGGGAAGTTGGCTTGTCCGAAAGCGATAAAAAAACAGAGTAG
- the repC gene encoding replication protein C, IncQ-type: MKKPKHDLTHVRHDPAHCLAPGLFRSLKRGDRKRCKLDVTYTFGEDESMRFVGFEPLGADDMRLLQGIVALGGPNGILLTPEPTSETGRQLRLFLEPRFEAIEQDGLVVRESLTKLLSETGMTDSGDNIKALKASLLRMSNVTILVTKGRRQAAFHLMSHAFDETDGRLWVALNPRIAEAILGHRPYARIDMAEVRVLQTDPARLMHQRLCGWIDPGKSGRVELDTLCGYVWPDEANAEAMKKRRQTARKALAELAAVGWVVNEYAKGKWEIKRPGPTATAPVYRRNVPLLPS; this comes from the coding sequence GTGAAGAAGCCTAAGCATGACCTGACCCACGTCCGACATGATCCCGCGCACTGTTTGGCACCTGGCCTGTTCCGCAGCCTCAAGCGTGGCGATCGCAAACGCTGCAAGCTGGACGTGACCTACACCTTTGGCGAGGACGAATCCATGCGTTTCGTCGGATTCGAACCTCTCGGGGCCGATGATATGCGTCTTTTGCAAGGCATCGTGGCCCTTGGCGGCCCGAACGGCATCTTGCTAACCCCGGAACCGACCAGTGAGACGGGGCGACAGCTACGGCTATTCCTTGAACCCCGTTTCGAAGCCATTGAGCAAGACGGCTTGGTGGTTCGTGAGAGCCTGACCAAACTGCTCTCAGAAACGGGCATGACGGATAGCGGCGACAACATCAAGGCGCTCAAAGCCAGCCTGCTGCGCATGTCGAACGTCACCATCCTTGTGACGAAGGGACGGCGGCAAGCCGCGTTCCACCTGATGAGTCATGCTTTTGACGAGACGGACGGCAGGCTATGGGTTGCCCTGAATCCGCGTATTGCCGAAGCGATCCTGGGGCATCGTCCATATGCCCGTATCGACATGGCGGAAGTGCGGGTGCTACAGACTGATCCGGCACGGCTGATGCACCAACGGCTATGCGGCTGGATCGACCCCGGCAAATCCGGGCGCGTGGAACTGGACACGCTTTGCGGCTATGTCTGGCCAGATGAAGCCAATGCCGAAGCTATGAAAAAACGCCGTCAGACTGCCCGGAAGGCACTGGCCGAACTTGCCGCCGTGGGTTGGGTAGTGAACGAATACGCCAAGGGAAAATGGGAGATCAAGAGGCCTGGCCCCACGGCAACTGCACCCGTTTACCGTCGTAACGTTCCCTTGTTACCGTCGTAA